From the Orenia metallireducens genome, one window contains:
- the dmpI gene encoding 4-oxalocrotonate tautomerase DmpI has product MPIITMEGPELTKEQKAKLIAEFTNKASEITEIPERAFSVLIKENPAENVGVAGKQLSEMKE; this is encoded by the coding sequence ATGCCAATTATCACTATGGAGGGACCAGAGTTAACTAAAGAACAGAAAGCAAAGTTGATTGCTGAATTTACTAACAAGGCAAGTGAGATTACTGAGATACCAGAGAGAGCTTTTTCTGTTTTGATTAAAGAGAATCCAGCCGAGAATGTTGGAGTTGCTGGGAAGCAGTTATCAGAAATGAAAGAATAA
- a CDS encoding DUF4397 domain-containing protein encodes MYHKPYYLSNQDETKAYIRILHASPNAPAVDIYANNDLIAENLKYGEFTDYISVMTGRYNIKVYPANKKQDPIIDTSLNVISNTITTVAVIGEFPNISLLPIEDPRIPIRPNRAYIRVVHLSPNAPNINVSQENDMLLFKSVAYKEATDYLSLRPVTYNFKVKPIGSNKTILYVPNAKLTRDRFYTLYIIGLVGDTPPLQMLIPLDGNSYLNF; translated from the coding sequence ATGTATCATAAACCCTATTACTTGAGTAACCAAGATGAAACTAAGGCTTATATTAGAATTCTTCATGCTTCTCCTAATGCTCCTGCTGTAGACATTTATGCTAATAATGATTTAATTGCAGAAAATTTGAAGTATGGAGAATTTACTGACTATATATCAGTGATGACAGGTCGTTACAACATTAAAGTATATCCTGCTAATAAAAAGCAGGACCCTATTATAGATACTTCTCTTAATGTCATATCTAATACTATTACTACTGTAGCTGTTATAGGAGAATTTCCTAATATCAGCTTGCTTCCAATTGAGGACCCCCGTATCCCTATCCGCCCTAATAGAGCATATATTAGAGTAGTTCACCTATCTCCCAATGCCCCTAATATAAATGTTAGCCAAGAAAATGATATGCTCTTATTTAAAAGTGTTGCCTATAAAGAAGCAACCGATTACCTATCTTTACGGCCAGTAACCTATAACTTCAAAGTAAAACCTATAGGAAGTAATAAGACCATTCTATATGTCCCTAATGCAAAGCTGACAAGAGATCGTTTCTATACACTATATATCATCGGCTTAGTAGGAGATACTCCACCATTACAAATGCTAATTCCTTTGGATGGAAATTCCTATCTAAATTTTTAA
- a CDS encoding flavin reductase family protein, giving the protein MKKIAYDEYIQEATEALSKGAFLTVKTGDKVNTMTIGWGSIGYCWGKPVFMVMVRDSRYTYKLIEKSDEFTVSIPLKDQLKEELKFCGTKSGKDYDKFEECDLSIQAGQEVDTPIIKGCDLHYECKIKFKQVMNPDELNVEYDKKWYPQKDYHILYFGEIVGTYLDE; this is encoded by the coding sequence TTGAAGAAGATTGCTTATGATGAGTATATCCAAGAAGCTACCGAGGCTTTAAGTAAAGGAGCCTTTTTGACAGTGAAAACTGGTGATAAGGTCAACACTATGACTATTGGTTGGGGAAGCATCGGTTATTGTTGGGGAAAACCAGTCTTTATGGTAATGGTTAGGGATTCTCGCTATACATATAAGCTAATAGAGAAGAGTGATGAATTTACTGTAAGTATCCCGCTGAAAGATCAACTTAAAGAAGAACTAAAGTTCTGTGGAACTAAATCAGGGAAAGATTATGATAAATTTGAGGAATGTGATCTATCAATTCAAGCAGGTCAAGAGGTTGATACTCCCATTATTAAAGGTTGTGATCTTCATTACGAATGCAAGATTAAGTTTAAACAGGTAATGAATCCCGATGAATTAAATGTTGAATATGATAAAAAGTGGTATCCTCAAAAAGATTATCACATACTCTATTTTGGGGAAATTGTAGGAACCTACTTAGATGAATAG